TCCCTCTGAAGGTCGGCAGCTGCCACAGCTTCGAGTAGAGCCCAATAGTCTCCTTTACCTTCGCTTTCTCTCCCAAGGTGAGGCGCCTCTTTGAGTCTGCCTCTCACTGAAGGTCGGTCTTATCAACATATTCTTGCGTTCGGCGCGCTGTCTTCACCACCACACTTATATCGTGTTCGATATTTATCGCATTCGATATTCAAATGAGCGCTCTCAGGGTCAAGAACCCACCTGAACCGAGTATGCCGCAGCACGTTCCGCGGGGGCTGCTTCGGCTGATTGTGCTGAAGCTCCTTGAGAAGCAGGAGTTGTCCGGCACACAGATTATGGCCGCACTAGATGCGAGAAGTGGGGGGATTTGGAAGCCGAGTCCCGGTTCTGTCTATCCAGTGCTTGAGGAACTCCGCAGATGCGCCATGATTGAGAGCGCAAGCATAGATGGCCGCACAAAGACCTATCGCATCACAAAGGAAGGTCGTCTTCACCTGGAGACAATCACTGGCAAGAGAAGAGACCGACTTGCAGATGGAGCCAAGATGGGACCTGAGTTCTGGTTCTTCCTTCTGGAGCCACAAGACCGGGTGAGTCTGAGAGTGTTCCACATGCGGAACGGTGTGAGATCAATGAAAGAGGACATCCGATATCTTGGCACGACAGAGAAAGAGGTACTCCTCGGGGACCTCCGGGAGATTCGGGCGGACCTGGACTCTGTCATCGAGCTTGTGCGAAGGTGAGGCTGGCAAGTTGGGAGAAGGTAACAGTTCAGCGTCACGCTACATGTTGAGTGGCCTCATTCGGCACAAGGCGGCAATCACACTTGCCACTGTGATCACTGTAGTATCAGCGTTTCTGACCACATACCCCAGTGTGCTCTTGGGGGATGCAGTTGACGAACTCACCACGGGTAGCATTACCCCACGATTCACATTTCTTGTGTGGGTAATTGTACTTCTCGGGATAGCATACTTAGCACTGTACTTCATTGTCGGGTATGTCTGGGCCACGGTCACCCTTGGGTGGGAGAGAGATGCGCGTCAGGAGTTCTTCGAAGCGCTTCAGGACTACAGCATGACGTTTCACGACCAGGTTGACAGCAAGCGTCTGCTGTCTGTTGCCATGCAAGACATCAACTGGGTGCGGATGTCACTCAACCCTGCTCTCAGAAACCTAATGTTCAGTATGGCCTCCTTCGGTCTGACAGGGGTCCTGCTGGCAGGGGTGGACCTGACACCGGGTCTGATGGGCACACTCTCCATCCCTGCATTCATCCTTCCTTCACCATTCGGGTGGTTGTCACTCGGACCCATTCCTATACCTGTCTTCACGCTCCTGATTGTAATCGGCACTCCACTCTATCTGATACTCGCCTACAGATATGCTGACGCGGTCGAGTCTGTCAGAAGAGAGCGGTCTGAGGACATGGAGCAATTGACATCTATCTCGCAGAGCGTCTTCAGAGGCATCGAGGTGGTGCGCGCATTTGGTGCTGAGGCTCGCGAGAAAGAGAAATTCAGCACAGCAAGCAAGGAGTACCAACACAAGGCCACGAAGGAGGGAAGGCTTGCTGCCTTCTACTTGCCCTCGCTGGTCCTGACAGGAGTGACTGCTCTCGCCTTCACCTACGGCGGCTATGCGGTCATGCAGGGGACACTGACCGTAGGCACGCTGACACAGGTGTTGACACTACTTGTGGGACTGCAGGGATTCAACTTCATGCTTCCGAGAATGCTCCTGATGATTCGAGGAGGATATGTCAATGCAAAGAGGATAGTGGACCTGCTGAGTTGGCGGGACCCGATGACAGAGCCAGAAGATGAGGAGGTGGCGGTCAACTGGTCTGGCGACATTGTCTTCGACAACGTGTCATTCACCTATGAGAACGGCGGCGGCGACAAGAGCCACTACGCACTGAGGGACTTCAGTCTGAGGATTCCCGGCGGGTCACGTGTTGCATTGATAGGTGGCCCCGGTGGCGGCAAGAGCACCATTCTCAAGTTACTCATGCGTCTCTATGACCCGACGGCGGGCTCGATCACGATAGACGGGGTCGACCTGAGGCGATTCAGGACCAAGACTGTTCGAAGTAATGTTGGACTTGTGGAGCAGGACATCTTCTTGTTCAGGGACAGTGTCAAGAACAACATCGCCTTTGGTCGATCAGATGCTTCAATGGATGAGATTGTCACTGCTGCGAAGAGGGCGCAGGCACACGAGTTTATCGTAGAGCTTCCAAACCAGTATGACTCGGTGATAGGCGAGAGAGGCATGACTCTGAGTGGCGGCCAGAAACAGAGGATTGCCATAGCCCGCGCCATAGTCCAAGACCCGCGCATACTGCTTCTTGATGACTCGGTGAGTGCAGTCGATGCAAACACGGAGTATCTTCTCAGAAAGGCCCTCGATGAAGTGATGGTCAATCGAACGAGCATCACTGTCACTCAGAGACTCCGAACACTCATTGAATCGGATCTGATTGTGATTGTTGACAAGGGTCGTCTTGTTGCATCAGGCACGCACGAGGAACTCATTGGATCTTCTGAACACTACTGCAGGATATTCCAGAGACTGCCCGGAGCACAGGACATGCTGAAGCGCTCCGTTTCGCATGGAGGTGTGTGCTGATGGGATTTCGTGGACCCGGCGGTCCTCATGCACTGGCTGCCAAGAGGGAGAAGCCCAGTCGGCCTGTCAGACTCCTCTTGAGAAGGATGGTATTCTACCTCGGCCGCTTCAGGCGGATTGTTGCCATAGGCGCAACCCTGTCACTATTGTCTGCGGTCATATCAATCTTCGACCCACTCCTCCTGACATGGGGACTGACGGCAGTCTTTCCAGCGGAGGGGCAGGTGTCAAGTATGCACATGTTCGTGTTCCTCATCCTGCTGTACGTGGTCCTGAGGATCCTCACATGGCTGATGGACAGTGTCAACGTGTGGGTCTTGGCGGGCGCCCAGGCAGGATTTGTACAGGAGATACAGATGGACGTCTACAACCATCTGGTTGACGCGGACCTGTCCTATCACAAGTCCCAGCAGAGTGGCAATGTGACTTCTCGTGTTACCTC
The genomic region above belongs to Candidatus Thorarchaeota archaeon and contains:
- a CDS encoding helix-turn-helix transcriptional regulator — encoded protein: MPQHVPRGLLRLIVLKLLEKQELSGTQIMAALDARSGGIWKPSPGSVYPVLEELRRCAMIESASIDGRTKTYRITKEGRLHLETITGKRRDRLADGAKMGPEFWFFLLEPQDRVSLRVFHMRNGVRSMKEDIRYLGTTEKEVLLGDLREIRADLDSVIELVRR
- a CDS encoding ABC transporter ATP-binding protein; the encoded protein is MGEGNSSASRYMLSGLIRHKAAITLATVITVVSAFLTTYPSVLLGDAVDELTTGSITPRFTFLVWVIVLLGIAYLALYFIVGYVWATVTLGWERDARQEFFEALQDYSMTFHDQVDSKRLLSVAMQDINWVRMSLNPALRNLMFSMASFGLTGVLLAGVDLTPGLMGTLSIPAFILPSPFGWLSLGPIPIPVFTLLIVIGTPLYLILAYRYADAVESVRRERSEDMEQLTSISQSVFRGIEVVRAFGAEAREKEKFSTASKEYQHKATKEGRLAAFYLPSLVLTGVTALAFTYGGYAVMQGTLTVGTLTQVLTLLVGLQGFNFMLPRMLLMIRGGYVNAKRIVDLLSWRDPMTEPEDEEVAVNWSGDIVFDNVSFTYENGGGDKSHYALRDFSLRIPGGSRVALIGGPGGGKSTILKLLMRLYDPTAGSITIDGVDLRRFRTKTVRSNVGLVEQDIFLFRDSVKNNIAFGRSDASMDEIVTAAKRAQAHEFIVELPNQYDSVIGERGMTLSGGQKQRIAIARAIVQDPRILLLDDSVSAVDANTEYLLRKALDEVMVNRTSITVTQRLRTLIESDLIVIVDKGRLVASGTHEELIGSSEHYCRIFQRLPGAQDMLKRSVSHGGVC